In one window of Plasmodium cynomolgi strain B DNA, chromosome 13, whole genome shotgun sequence DNA:
- a CDS encoding hypothetical protein (putative), producing the protein MARQHPHGSSENLLEYALLAVNQSRINCVQKNVPFEESYLIKKKKHDHLLDLKFCHLRRGSAATDSSTSAVGGAGEDGEDGGEDGGVVGGVVGGGRAGSPACHLGNLGGILPSCNRARGRGHSSAYFILRQWCEKLGKGDGAYREGNLKRGDNLSEHRDELNGGTGPSCERTHLFPTSYVVLGTHRHGNSSAPCSYEEMTVEIPNYDVERKIIKAEWFHKSDHVVSILTYEHVEVSKLSPFKFKSVIRLINVEGEAREEIKIVIPDVEVIQRKLKKENLEDIKRELYKMEEINSSLHLRDVVSGPSTTEQMQRRGLPQYHGNNTQGVEACPNHDKVNFVQGQNGQDGHINIIAVDTDGVGKNASSNHPISTDLAVVSPRSRTDFASDHVLSKEKKQLAKKNKYKNLVVDYCFGAPSENIPWIETCLFVLLKDGLILIYTPIITSEWYVSYFLMHELNRIRQRGVGKGGGTIGERSDGQHGDGEGLDEEYAEDFLAYYDHFRGVSVREYRAKDVWVSLDRGEQHAGGGATWRSGGDASGGDANGGDANGGEGSVTGSVRGLRYHTNDRLPNDRRARGAFSYAPYVVNCLRSSTYRSIGLLYCNHLLFIAVADKFGYVSFVLLNYFITPHIVMPTTGHSETDSGNTLKKAMNFLSMKKKKKSFFFNIFNLNDNVIFENLTSAGLANLINRDRYDEYYRRVKNGSYEMASLMGKMSQRGAVRECSHMEEAYHRGGDNDNGVGGVGGVGGDGGDGGDGGDGGDGGERGGVGAFLRRDSHNEQSQSGANLGERKIDAIKLTSPRTQKEKKEETKEETKEKKKEKKKKAVFKERFTKKSESDTNEKGKHKHSSQSADTSDGDITERDDFFSCYENDKEILEKQINDEVNLQCHPLSVMQFDSYYTGMSNIKIIVLNSHSLLCFNNEKVIHLHLVWIKFVNTIFYLIHLKNFLSAKLIHEMCKNGLYMSTTIFKAAISFYQFDYYAYLLLDHTKRLNHETFAGLFGGGSAVGNATRRGGTRDAAIQLGGAPDNFDRLQSSALYDVQYVLHPVVVQESRRRSGSSSSGIITSGIASRGTPPPSDVYFIFTHYINLDSQRKEKLFMSRNINFFTSSVFKKLFLIYDCFKFRTVIRPGNTNLNSQATKKTHLLVRQKKKCKPVCPLPGQAKLRNFYVSTQVVDDNSIDLNMYANMLSLYVNSRCNDYMNSLIKKSFIFYQGKGVLLNVFLNRDARAKGASMLRSGVHTMGSRKIITHMYSGSVGANSSPRLPYCSDSNYVGELTPRSAAMVWGKHGVENAKGESSYLTHGRFISNGRSTTTVNQPLHSVGNTKGSLLNGEHTPNTHSTEEIDFLKHVFVILHSSNDNEDGNDIHRKNQTCEKSIPAACKKYNCGVGSTIEQVNQEELINDIKMHVLKGDSKKYDNVPCTMLLKKLIKVKNDYIHVKDYFLKKKST; encoded by the exons ATGGCGCGGCAGCATCCACATGGCTCGTCGGAGAACCTGCTGGAATACGCCCTTCTGGCAGTTAACCAGAGTAGGATTAACTGCGTGCAGAAAAATGTCCCCTTCGAGGAGTCCTACCTGatcaagaagaagaagcatgATCACCTCCTAGACCTGAAGTTTTGCCACCTCAGGCGGGGGTCAGCTGCGACCGATTCGTCGACTAGCGCAGTTGGTGGTGCTGGCGAAGATGGCGAAGATGGCGGTGAAGATGGCGGTGTAGTTGGCGGTGTAGTTGGCGGTGGTAGAGCTGGTAGCCCGGCTTGCCACCTTGGCAACCTTGGCGGAATTCTACCCAGTTGCAACAGAGCAAGGGGGCGTGGCCACAGCAGCGCGTACTTCATCCTGAGACAGTGGTGCGAGAAGTTGGGCAAGGGCGACGGCGCATATCGGGAGGGAAATCTGAAAAGAGGAGACAACCTGAGCGAGCACAGGGATGAACTCAACGGGGGAACAGGACCAAGCTGCGAGAGAACACACCTGTTCCCAACCAGCTACGTCGTCTTAGGGACACATCGACACGGAAACAGTAGTGCTCCTTGCTCATACGAAGAAATGACGGTGGAAATTCCCAACTATGACGTCGAA agaaaaattattaaagcAGAATGGTTTCATAAATCGGACCATGTAGTGTCCATATTGACGTATGAGCATGTGGAGGTATCCAAATTATCCCCTTTTAAATTTAAGTCCGTAATTCGCCTAATTAATGTAGAGGGGGAAGCCagggaggaaataaaaatagtcATTCCTGACGTGGAGGTTATCCAGCgaaaattgaagaaggagaatttggaagacataaaaagggagttgtacaaaatggaggagatCAATTCGTCTCTCCACTTGCGAGACGTGGTGTCTGGTCCAAGTACCACTGAACAGATGCAGAGGAGGGGCCTTCCACAGTACCATGGGAACAACACACAAGGGGTAGAAGCTTGTCCCAATCACGATAAAGTAAATTTCGTACAAGGCCAAAATGGCCAAGACGGACACATCAACATAATCGCAGTAGACACAGatggggtgggaaaaaacgCTTCTAGCAACCATCCCATAAGTACCGATTTAGCGGTGGTCTCACCAAGAAGTAGAACCGATTTCGCCTCTGACCACGTCCTAAGCAAGGAAAAGAAACAGCTAGCTAAAAAGAACAAGTACAAAAATCTCGTAGTAGATTACTGCTTTGGTGCCCCTAGTGAAAATATCCCATGGATAGAAACCTGcctctttgttcttttgaAGGATGGACTCATATTAATATACACCCCGATAATCACGAGTGAGTGGTACGTGAGCTACTTCCTAATGCACGAGTTGAACAGGATTCGGCAGAGGGGAGTAGGAAAAGGCGGAGGCACCATTGGGGAGCGTTCCGATGGGCAGCACGGTGATGGTGAAGGCCTTGATGAGGAATATGCGGAGGATTTCCTCGCCTACTATGATCACTTCCGAGGGGTCTCCGTGAGGGAGTACAGGGCAAAGGACGTGTGGGTGAGTCTCGATCGTGGGGAGCAGCACGCTGGGGGCGGGGCCACCTGGAGAAGCGGCGGTGATGCAAGCGGCGGTGATGCGAACGGCGGTGATGCGAACGGCGGTGAAGGGAGCGTCACTGGCAGTGTTCGTGGTCTTCGTTATCACACAAATGATCGCCTCCCAAATGATCGTCGAGCCCGGGGCGCCTTTTCCTACGCTCCCTACGTGGTGAACTGCCTGAGGAGCTCCACCTACCGCAGCATTGGCCTTCTTTACTGCAACCATCTGCTGTTCATCGCCGTCGCGGATAAGTTCGGGTATGTGTCCTTCGTCCTGCTAAACTATTTTATTACTCCCCACATCGTCATGCCAACAACTGGGCACAGCGAAACCGACAGTGGTAACACGTTGAAGAAAgcgatgaattttttgtccatgaagaaaaaaaaaaaatcctttttttttaacatcttCAATTTGAACGATAATGTTATTTTCGAAAATCTGACTTCGGCGGGGTTGGCTAATTTGATTAATCGAGATCGATACGATGAGTACTATCGGCGTGTGAAGAATGGAAGTTATGAGATGGCTTCTCTCATGGGTAAGATGTCCCAGAGGGGTGCAGTCAGGGAGTGCTCGCACATGGAGGAGGCCTACCACCGGGGGGGTGACAATGACAacggtgttggcggtgttggcggtgttggcggtgaTGGTGGTGATGGCGGTGATGGTGGTGATGGTGGTGATGGTGGTGAGCGTGGCGGTGTTGGCGCCTTTCTCCGGAGGGACTCCCACAATGAACAGAGCCAAAGCGGCGCAAACTTGGGGGAGCGCAAAATTGACGCCATCAAATTGACGAGCCCAAGGacgcagaaggagaagaaggaggagacaAAGGAGGAgacgaaggagaagaagaaggagaagaagaagaaggccgTATTTAAAGAAAGGTTCACCAAAAAGAGTGAGAGTGACACTAATGAGAAGGGGAAGCATAAGCACTCCTCACAATCAGCAGACACCTCTGACGGGGACATCACCGAACGAGATGACTTCTTCTCCTGCTACGAAAATGACAAagaaattttggaaaagcaAATAAACGACGAAGTAAATCTACAGTGTCATCCTCTAAGTGTCATGCAGTTTGATTCATACTACACCGGAATgagtaacataaaaattattgtccTGAATAGTCACAGCTTGCTTTGTTTCAATAATGAAAAAGTCATTCATCTCCACTTAGTGTGGATCAAATTTGTGAACACAATATTTTACCTCATCCATTTGAAAAACTTTTTGTCCGCCAAGTTAATTCACGAGATGTGCAAGAATGGCCTTTACATGAGCACCACCATTTTTAAGGCAGCTATTAGCTTTTACCAGTTTGACTATTACGCGTATCTGCTGTTGGACCATACGAAGCGGTTGAACCATGAGACCTTCGCGGGGCTCTTCGGAGGGGGAAGCGCCGTGGGAAATGCCACCAGAAGGGGCGGCACACGTGATGCCGCTATCCAGTTGGGGGGAGCTCCGGACAACTTTGACCGCCTGCAGTCCAGCGCCCTCTACGATGTGCAGTACGTCCTTCACCCCGTAGTCGTGCAAgaaagcagaaggagaagcggcagcagcagcagcggtATCATCACCAGCGGCATCGCCTCCCGGGGGACCCCCCCCCCCAGCGACGTGTACTTCATTTTCACACACTACATAAATCTGGACAgccaaagaaaagaaaaactattCATGAGCAGGAACATTAACTTCTTCACCTCGTcagtgtttaaaaaattattcctcATATATGACTGCTTCAAATTTAGGACTGTCATCAGGCCGGGAAATACAAATCTCAATTCAcaggcaacaaaaaaaactcatttgCTAgtaaggcagaaaaaaaaatgcaaaccgGTATGCCCTCTCCCTGGACAAGCAAAACTGAGAAATTTTTATGTCAGTACCCAAGTGGTAGATGACAACTCGATAGATCTGAACATGTATGCGAACATGCTTTCTCTTTATGTGAATTCACGCTGCAATGATTATATGAATTCATTGATTAAGAAgagtttcattttttaccaaGGAAAGGGGGTCCTCCTGAATGTGTTTCTTAATCGTGATGCTCGTGCAAAAGGGGCGAGTATGTTGAGAAGCGGTGTACATACAATGGGATCCAGGAAAATAATCACCCATATGTATAGTGGTAGCGTTGGTGCTAACTCTTCCCCGCGATTGCCCTACTGCAGTGACAGCAACTACGTGGGGGAACTCACTCCCAGAAGTGCTGCCATGGTGTGGGGCAAACATGGTGTAGAAAACGCCAAAGGAGAGTCTTCATACCTAACACATGGTAGGTTCATCTCCAACGGAAGAAGCACCACTACAGTTAACCAACCACTGCACAGTGTGGGCAACACAAAGGGATCTCTACTTAATGGGGAACACACTCCCAACACGCACAGCACAGAAGAGatcgattttttaaaacacgtATTTGTCATCCTACACAGTAGTAATGACAATGAGGACGGAAACGACATTcacagaaaaaatcaaacgtGTGAAAAAAGCATTCCCGCCGCTTGCAAAAAATACAACTGCGGTGTTGGAAGTACCATCGAACAAGTAAACCAAGAGGAACTAATAAATGATATTAAGATGCACGTCCTTAAGGGAGACTCCAAAAAATACGACAATGTACCCTGCACCATGTtactcaaaaaattaatcaaagtaaaaaatgattacatACATGTGaaggattattttttaaaaaaaaaatcaacttAG